A stretch of the uncultured Desulfobacter sp. genome encodes the following:
- a CDS encoding Ada metal-binding domain-containing protein — MKKFIIGALVLLIGVPGFAFNFSNFLHFLAGVIPALMILGGAIAVYLGIEDLKQSDDCAESVEPEIELGAERIEKYAEKQKKESEAVTVEPVPEPIEKPEEAVTDNQDEQPEPEAQQESETPSTEPQQPVDFTAPETEEPTGESVQFKGNIETLVFHTVECNFASGKNCSMDFATKEEAETQGYKPCKICMPDT; from the coding sequence ATGAAAAAATTTATCATCGGTGCGTTGGTACTACTCATTGGTGTACCTGGTTTTGCGTTCAATTTTTCTAACTTTTTACATTTTTTGGCAGGGGTTATTCCTGCATTGATGATCCTTGGCGGTGCCATTGCAGTATATCTTGGCATTGAGGACCTCAAACAGTCAGACGACTGTGCAGAAAGTGTTGAGCCCGAGATAGAACTTGGCGCTGAAAGAATAGAAAAATACGCTGAAAAACAAAAAAAAGAAAGTGAAGCGGTTACAGTCGAACCAGTACCGGAACCAATTGAAAAACCTGAAGAAGCAGTTACAGACAATCAGGATGAGCAGCCGGAACCAGAAGCGCAGCAAGAATCCGAGACCCCTTCGACAGAACCCCAGCAACCGGTTGACTTTACAGCGCCTGAAACCGAAGAACCGACTGGTGAAAGCGTTCAGTTTAAAGGAAACATTGAAACCCTGGTTTTCCACACAGTGGAGTGTAATTTTGCCAGCGGCAAAAACTGCAGCATGGATTTTGCCACAAAGGAAGAGGCTGAAACCCAGGGATACAAACCCTGTAAAATTTGCATGCCTGACACGTAA
- a CDS encoding cupin domain-containing protein, which produces MFAIHDESGYSMPVDGIEMKTLVYGEKTLLARFKMTQGALLPSHSHPHEQTGYLVSGRINLYIGGECRNAGPGDSWCVASGVEHRAEILEDSVAIEVFSPVREDYLPGA; this is translated from the coding sequence ATGTTTGCAATTCATGATGAAAGCGGTTATTCCATGCCCGTGGACGGCATTGAGATGAAAACCTTGGTGTATGGAGAAAAGACGCTTCTGGCTCGGTTCAAGATGACCCAGGGGGCTTTGCTGCCTTCTCACTCACATCCCCATGAGCAGACCGGATATCTTGTTTCCGGCCGCATCAATCTTTACATTGGCGGTGAGTGCCGCAATGCCGGCCCCGGAGATTCATGGTGCGTTGCATCCGGGGTCGAGCATCGTGCTGAAATTTTGGAAGATAGCGTCGCCATTGAGGTTTTTTCACCGGTACGGGAGGATTATCTGCCCGGAGCCTGA
- a CDS encoding LD-carboxypeptidase has translation MKSNADPFFCSLKPKDVIGVAAPSSIFDADAFHKGVLCLESMGFEVHIPDDIYSRHRYLAGTDRQRAEVLNSMFADPGINGIIAARGGFGAMRLLPLLDWNVIAKNPKLFIGFSDPTALISALVCNARICAMHGPNLVSLSQADQKTLDSFSKTVTGRFTRIDLPSDQVIVPGHAAGRLVGGNLATLVHMIGTAYQPDFTGGILFIEDVGEPAYKIDRMLTQMKMAGLLEGIKGVLTGSFESCDNEAYIPQIIKEVFFEANVPICMGIGVGHGSVNLSLPMGIDAILDADHACLEWGPVAQ, from the coding sequence ATGAAATCAAACGCCGATCCCTTTTTTTGCAGTCTAAAACCCAAAGATGTTATTGGTGTGGCTGCACCATCGTCTATATTTGATGCCGATGCGTTTCACAAAGGGGTCCTGTGTCTTGAATCCATGGGGTTTGAAGTGCACATTCCCGACGACATATATAGTCGTCATAGATATCTTGCCGGTACGGACCGGCAGCGGGCAGAGGTGCTTAATTCAATGTTTGCCGATCCTGGGATCAACGGCATCATTGCGGCCAGGGGCGGGTTTGGTGCCATGCGTCTTTTGCCTTTGCTGGACTGGAATGTCATCGCCAAAAATCCAAAATTGTTTATAGGATTTTCAGATCCCACCGCTTTGATCAGTGCCTTGGTGTGCAACGCAAGGATTTGTGCCATGCATGGTCCGAATTTGGTTTCCCTTTCCCAGGCCGATCAAAAGACATTGGATAGTTTTTCAAAAACCGTGACAGGCCGCTTTACACGTATTGATCTGCCTTCTGACCAGGTGATTGTGCCGGGACATGCCGCAGGCCGGCTTGTGGGTGGTAATCTGGCTACCCTGGTTCATATGATTGGGACTGCGTATCAGCCTGATTTTACAGGTGGTATCCTTTTTATAGAGGATGTGGGTGAACCGGCATACAAAATTGACAGGATGCTGACCCAGATGAAAATGGCCGGTTTGCTCGAAGGTATCAAAGGCGTCCTGACCGGGTCCTTTGAGAGCTGCGACAATGAAGCCTATATTCCCCAGATCATTAAAGAGGTATTTTTTGAGGCGAATGTTCCAATCTGTATGGGGATTGGCGTTGGTCACGGTTCTGTGAACCTTTCCCTTCCCATGGGAATCGACGCCATTCTAGATGCAGACCATGCCTGTCTTGAATGGGGGCCTGTCGCACAATGA
- a CDS encoding Nif11-like leader peptide family natural product precursor: MTIQNALNFIRQGQSDNDFRNKLVKAESSRTRQEILDQNDLTFTPEEFEEAYSLTLFKCQEQEDADALMAFRMWWIMLCRSPDADAPST, encoded by the coding sequence ATGACCATTCAAAACGCCCTTAACTTTATCCGGCAAGGACAAAGTGACAATGATTTCAGAAACAAACTGGTAAAAGCAGAGAGCAGCCGGACACGCCAGGAAATTCTTGACCAAAATGATTTAACTTTCACCCCTGAAGAGTTTGAAGAGGCATACTCTTTAACGCTTTTTAAATGCCAAGAACAGGAAGATGCCGACGCCCTGATGGCATTTAGGATGTGGTGGATTATGCTCTGTCGAAGTCCGGACGCTGATGCGCCATCAACCTAA
- a CDS encoding serine hydrolase domain-containing protein, producing the protein MKSPAFQNIDNAMAGAVVDGVFPGAVLLWASRNQVLYHKAFGVTDLRFGEPVTLNTVFDLASLTKPLATALAVADLISSGLLSQNTYLEDALPDACGTDKAKISIDMLLRHRSGLPAHHSYFKMLDAPVPSIAAREHLRQLVLAQPLAYTPGAKEIYSDLGFILLAWVVEYLSGSRLDTFIYDKVFLPLRIHDLFFNPICSGIRKSVKKDTSLVFAATSHCPWREKMILGEVEDENAWAAGGVEGHAGLFGTAAGVHHMCCQILRALEDKEANVINSSVIRCFADKNNGMMRPAGFDSPSEKNASSGHFFSKRSIGHLGFTGTSFWIDPDNGLIAILLTNRVHPSRENIKIRKFRPMLHDLIASAYKGNIQV; encoded by the coding sequence ATGAAGTCCCCCGCGTTTCAAAATATTGATAATGCCATGGCTGGTGCTGTGGTAGATGGTGTGTTTCCGGGTGCAGTATTGCTGTGGGCGAGCAGAAACCAAGTGCTGTATCATAAAGCCTTTGGCGTAACGGACCTACGATTTGGGGAGCCTGTGACATTGAATACGGTGTTTGATCTGGCCTCTCTGACCAAACCCCTGGCCACAGCGCTGGCTGTGGCGGACTTAATTTCATCCGGGCTGTTATCCCAAAACACATATTTAGAGGACGCTCTGCCGGATGCCTGTGGAACAGATAAAGCCAAGATCTCCATTGACATGTTGTTGCGCCACAGGTCTGGTTTGCCTGCCCATCATTCATATTTTAAAATGCTTGATGCCCCTGTCCCCAGTATCGCGGCAAGAGAGCACCTGCGGCAACTGGTGCTGGCACAGCCCTTGGCTTATACGCCTGGAGCCAAGGAAATTTACAGCGATCTGGGGTTTATTCTTTTGGCCTGGGTGGTGGAGTATCTGTCCGGTTCCCGGCTGGACACATTTATTTATGATAAGGTGTTTTTGCCGTTACGTATCCACGATTTGTTTTTTAATCCAATTTGTTCTGGTATTAGAAAATCTGTGAAAAAAGACACGTCTCTTGTTTTTGCCGCTACCTCCCATTGCCCCTGGCGCGAAAAAATGATACTCGGGGAAGTGGAAGATGAAAATGCTTGGGCTGCGGGTGGCGTTGAAGGGCATGCCGGGCTGTTTGGTACGGCCGCCGGGGTTCATCATATGTGTTGTCAAATTTTGCGTGCCCTTGAAGATAAAGAAGCCAACGTAATAAATTCTTCTGTCATTCGATGTTTTGCGGATAAAAATAATGGCATGATGCGTCCGGCAGGTTTTGATTCTCCAAGTGAAAAGAACGCGTCGTCCGGTCATTTTTTTTCTAAACGATCTATCGGACATTTAGGCTTCACCGGCACATCCTTCTGGATAGATCCTGATAACGGTTTGATCGCAATACTTTTGACAAACCGGGTACATCCGAGTCGGGAAAATATTAAAATTAGGAAATTTAGGCCAATGCTTCATGATTTGATCGCATCTGCATATAAAGGAAATATACAGGTGTGA
- the trkA gene encoding Trk system potassium transporter TrkA, translated as MKIVIIGAGGVGYNIAGRLALESKNVVVVDVDAHATRKIAEDLDVKVVTGSGSNPDTLREAGIVDADILLAVTDSDEINIVSCLIANQISPMTRKLIRLRNEGFIPFHNSLKNEPPHIDNIINPEAEVVKTIRKLMTIPGAVDKGEFVNGRVKYVGMRLSKNSPIAGMELADFHHVFGQDRPLLAAIIRGNKVIVPRGKDTSMAGDLIYFVCDTEKLEKTLNLLGVTVKPVKSVLIVGGGRIGAKLSRSLEQDNIQVKIVESSIDRCNDLSMQMGKTVVLHGDGGDQKLFMEENISQMDAVVSVTNDDETNILVSLLAKNMGVDNTITRISKASYYPLLSTIGIEKVVSPRVSAVSSILQDIRQGNVISDISIFGEQGEFIEAVALASSPITKAPIRDISFPKGTLLVCIIRQEEIIIPMGDNQVEAGDRIILFAIQAAVKKLEKMLTVKLGFF; from the coding sequence TTGAAAATTGTGATAATCGGTGCCGGGGGCGTAGGTTATAACATTGCCGGCCGGTTGGCCCTTGAGAGCAAGAATGTCGTGGTGGTTGATGTAGACGCACACGCCACCAGAAAAATTGCTGAAGACCTGGACGTCAAGGTGGTAACAGGATCGGGCAGCAACCCGGATACCCTGCGGGAGGCAGGAATTGTTGACGCGGATATTCTTTTAGCCGTCACAGACAGTGATGAAATCAATATTGTATCCTGCTTGATTGCCAACCAGATTTCGCCGATGACCCGAAAACTGATCCGTCTGCGCAATGAAGGATTTATCCCCTTTCATAATAGTTTAAAAAACGAACCCCCGCACATTGACAACATCATCAACCCCGAAGCCGAAGTCGTCAAGACCATCAGAAAATTGATGACCATTCCAGGTGCGGTGGATAAAGGCGAATTTGTTAACGGTCGAGTTAAATATGTAGGCATGCGGCTATCAAAAAACTCCCCCATCGCCGGAATGGAATTAGCGGACTTCCATCATGTTTTTGGCCAAGACAGACCGTTACTGGCCGCCATTATCCGGGGCAATAAAGTTATTGTGCCCCGGGGCAAAGACACATCAATGGCAGGGGATCTGATCTATTTTGTATGTGACACTGAAAAACTTGAAAAAACGCTGAATCTTTTAGGAGTAACGGTCAAACCGGTCAAAAGCGTACTAATCGTGGGCGGAGGCCGAATCGGTGCCAAACTCAGCCGTTCCCTTGAGCAGGACAATATTCAGGTCAAGATCGTGGAGTCCAGCATAGATCGGTGCAATGATCTTTCCATGCAAATGGGAAAAACGGTGGTACTTCATGGCGACGGTGGGGACCAGAAACTGTTCATGGAAGAAAATATCAGTCAAATGGATGCGGTGGTTTCGGTAACCAACGACGATGAAACAAATATCCTTGTATCCCTTTTGGCAAAAAATATGGGTGTAGACAACACCATCACCCGAATCAGTAAAGCAAGCTACTACCCTCTATTATCTACCATCGGTATTGAAAAAGTTGTCAGCCCAAGGGTTTCGGCAGTTTCTTCAATACTGCAGGATATACGCCAGGGCAATGTAATTTCGGACATCTCTATTTTCGGAGAACAAGGAGAATTTATTGAAGCGGTTGCACTGGCATCCTCTCCCATCACCAAAGCACCTATCAGGGATATATCTTTTCCCAAAGGGACCCTGCTTGTCTGTATTATCCGACAGGAGGAAATCATTATCCCAATGGGTGACAACCAGGTGGAGGCAGGGGACCGGATCATTCTATTTGCGATCCAGGCCGCAGTGAAAAAGCTGGAAAAAATGCTCACCGTAAAGCTTGGATTTTTCTGA
- a CDS encoding SLC13 family permease: MTTGNTDTAKTQLDWKRILFILIGLTLFAIVNFSPAWPDAVDPTGKHFTLSAQGKGALAIFLLAGTWWVFEVVPIGVTSLALGAFQVLFAVRTAKEALKDFMTPSVLFIFGSLVIGMVFTKTGLTKRLAYKMLAVVGEKTSMIYLGCFVVTAALTHIMAHTAVAATMFPLLMTIYSMYTDEPGPTKFGKGLFMGMAFVAGAGSIVTLLGAARGAVAIGFFKDIVGRDVSFFELTYYMFPVGWAMTFILWGFFMVLCKPEKKTIPGIKEKAKSLEKAMGGITKQEILAGSIIFIAIAIMSVKQFIPAIASLDKNAIMLIATVLFFIFNILDIKDLETIPWNIILLFGGAMSIGFCLWETGAAEWLAINWLTMFQKANYFVFILSIAFFVMIMTNFIMNVAAIAISLPVALVIAPYLNVAPEVILFASLVTAGMPFLLLVGAAPNAIAYDSKQFTTGEFFMYGIPASIILMVIVALSIFLWKIMGMPITTV; the protein is encoded by the coding sequence ATGACAACTGGAAATACAGACACAGCAAAAACACAATTGGACTGGAAAAGAATCCTGTTTATTCTGATCGGCCTCACCCTGTTCGCTATTGTCAATTTTTCCCCGGCATGGCCGGATGCTGTAGACCCCACAGGCAAACATTTTACGCTGAGCGCCCAGGGCAAAGGAGCGCTTGCCATCTTCCTTCTGGCCGGCACATGGTGGGTGTTTGAAGTGGTTCCCATCGGCGTAACCAGCCTGGCATTAGGTGCGTTTCAGGTGCTTTTTGCGGTACGTACCGCCAAGGAAGCTCTTAAAGATTTCATGACCCCGTCCGTTTTGTTTATCTTCGGATCCCTGGTCATCGGCATGGTGTTCACTAAAACAGGCTTAACCAAGCGCCTGGCGTACAAAATGCTTGCCGTTGTGGGAGAAAAAACCAGCATGATTTACCTGGGCTGCTTTGTGGTAACAGCGGCATTAACCCATATTATGGCCCATACGGCTGTGGCAGCCACCATGTTTCCCCTCTTAATGACTATTTACTCCATGTACACAGACGAACCCGGTCCTACCAAATTTGGTAAAGGCCTGTTCATGGGCATGGCATTTGTGGCAGGTGCAGGATCTATTGTTACACTCTTGGGTGCAGCCCGCGGCGCCGTGGCCATCGGCTTTTTTAAAGACATCGTGGGTCGGGATGTATCCTTTTTTGAATTGACCTATTACATGTTTCCTGTGGGTTGGGCCATGACATTTATTCTCTGGGGATTTTTCATGGTTTTATGCAAACCCGAAAAAAAGACCATTCCCGGCATCAAGGAAAAGGCAAAATCACTGGAAAAAGCCATGGGCGGTATCACAAAACAGGAAATCCTGGCCGGCAGTATCATTTTTATAGCCATCGCCATAATGTCCGTAAAACAATTCATTCCCGCCATAGCAAGCTTGGACAAAAATGCGATCATGCTTATTGCAACAGTTTTATTTTTTATCTTTAATATTCTTGACATCAAAGATCTTGAAACCATCCCCTGGAACATCATATTGTTGTTTGGCGGTGCCATGAGTATCGGTTTTTGCTTATGGGAAACAGGGGCTGCTGAATGGCTTGCCATCAACTGGCTGACCATGTTCCAGAAAGCCAATTACTTTGTATTCATCTTAAGCATCGCGTTTTTTGTCATGATCATGACCAATTTCATCATGAACGTGGCGGCCATTGCCATCTCCCTTCCTGTGGCATTGGTTATCGCCCCTTACCTGAACGTAGCACCTGAAGTCATTTTGTTTGCGTCACTGGTAACGGCCGGCATGCCGTTTCTACTGCTGGTAGGTGCCGCGCCCAACGCCATTGCCTATGACTCCAAACAGTTTACCACGGGTGAATTTTTCATGTACGGTATTCCTGCATCCATAATCCTGATGGTGATTGTCGCATTGTCCATATTCTTGTGGAAAATCATGGGGATGCCCATTACAACGGTGTAA
- a CDS encoding cytidylate kinase family protein: protein MVKQTGQTHDLKTDLIFKAIQCRQIPFDNFTHDRKKCLAALKVQISQNILSGPCLFLGVLSHLIPASVSGIYRIMSPTPMQIRRQRAMSIAQLSNQAANSTIVRSDQSEQRFAAQLNLDTLWDPSRHDLVLEWRKIDAATYDMPQEEVNRTLEKIRPKIEKLMGNATKNKHAVDFNISARVDAALAGLGHHLIIESNSGHVLITLDRKVMNLARAQKEITDLAGTVEGVRSVKTQIGPNFYRSGTIRNFNLTTPFKRKN from the coding sequence TTGGTTAAACAAACCGGACAGACACATGACCTAAAAACAGACCTGATTTTCAAAGCCATTCAGTGCAGACAGATCCCTTTTGATAATTTTACCCACGACAGAAAAAAATGCCTGGCCGCACTGAAAGTACAGATATCTCAAAATATTTTAAGTGGGCCATGCCTTTTTTTAGGTGTACTATCCCATTTAATTCCCGCATCTGTTTCCGGCATTTACAGAATTATGTCGCCAACACCCATGCAGATCCGCAGACAAAGAGCCATGAGCATAGCCCAGTTATCCAACCAGGCGGCCAACAGCACCATCGTCCGATCCGACCAGAGCGAACAGCGATTTGCTGCCCAGTTAAATCTGGATACCCTGTGGGATCCTTCACGGCATGATCTGGTTCTGGAATGGCGAAAAATAGATGCCGCAACATACGACATGCCCCAAGAAGAGGTTAACCGGACTCTGGAAAAAATACGCCCCAAGATCGAAAAACTCATGGGCAATGCCACTAAAAATAAGCATGCCGTTGATTTTAATATCAGCGCCAGGGTTGATGCTGCCTTGGCCGGCCTTGGGCACCACCTGATTATTGAATCAAATTCAGGGCATGTATTGATAACCCTGGACCGAAAAGTAATGAATCTTGCCCGGGCACAAAAAGAAATCACGGATCTTGCCGGTACGGTGGAAGGCGTAAGATCCGTTAAAACCCAAATAGGCCCTAATTTCTACAGAAGCGGTACTATTCGCAATTTTAACCTGACCACACCTTTTAAACGTAAAAATTGA
- a CDS encoding U32 family peptidase — protein MTSQPSKTPTILAPAGDTHSFLAAIAAGADAIYCGLKIFSARMEAGNFSIEELARLTQLAHSKGVEVYVAFNSIIKESETDKARRILDKLARHTDVDALIIQDTAMVPLAEQSGFKGKLHLSTLGNCTHPAGLEAAQNAGFSRVVLPREFSLDDIRTMAAAAPGPMDLEVFIHGALCYSVSGRCYWSSWFGGKSALRGRCVQPCRRLYEQNGKKARYFSCMDLSADVLAKVLKEIPNISTWKIEGRKKSPHYVYYTVMAYKLLRDAPDQKKQALSFLAYALGRQGSHYNLLSHRVSNPLDHTSDTGSGLFLGRIKNPENPYFISREALMPGDLLRIGYEEETFHQIQKVTRAVPKKGKYFLAAAKGKRARKGTAVFMIDRRGRELETQLSQLNAQLNEISKVTIKPSNHSASHQKAADKIKLPGQTGTHRRKKQPDIHEMDVFRKTPPNLKTNNDKGFWISANSYGIKVFARAWLWLDPVIFPEEEKICQNYIKTALRKGAKNFVLNSPWQISLFDNPGKLNIWAGPFCNITNSLAVEMLRSKGFSGAIVSPELDSETLLSLPGCSSLPLGAVCRANWPVAISRIAAPDLNIGKGFKSPMGEVAWTSKFNATYHTFPNWYLDLSPKTQELKQAGFVMLVNMFENIPKGIRMKPRPGTWNWHLKLL, from the coding sequence ATGACCAGTCAACCATCAAAAACACCGACAATCCTGGCTCCAGCCGGGGATACACACTCTTTTCTTGCTGCAATAGCAGCGGGCGCAGACGCAATTTACTGCGGTCTTAAAATATTTTCAGCCCGCATGGAAGCAGGCAATTTCTCTATTGAAGAATTGGCAAGGCTAACCCAGCTTGCCCATTCAAAAGGGGTTGAGGTGTATGTTGCTTTTAACTCTATTATTAAAGAATCCGAAACCGACAAGGCACGTCGTATACTTGACAAGCTTGCACGACACACAGACGTCGATGCCCTGATCATCCAGGACACTGCCATGGTCCCACTTGCTGAACAGTCAGGATTCAAAGGCAAACTTCATCTATCCACTCTGGGCAACTGTACCCATCCAGCCGGACTTGAAGCCGCTCAAAATGCTGGATTTTCCAGGGTGGTGCTGCCCAGGGAATTCAGCCTTGATGACATCAGGACCATGGCTGCAGCGGCCCCCGGGCCCATGGATTTAGAAGTGTTTATCCATGGTGCGCTTTGTTACTCTGTGTCAGGCCGATGCTACTGGAGTTCCTGGTTTGGCGGAAAAAGTGCACTGCGGGGGCGTTGCGTTCAGCCCTGCCGGCGTCTGTATGAGCAGAACGGGAAAAAGGCCCGGTACTTCTCCTGCATGGATCTGTCAGCGGACGTACTGGCCAAGGTGCTCAAAGAGATCCCCAATATCAGCACCTGGAAAATAGAAGGCCGGAAAAAGAGCCCTCATTATGTTTACTACACGGTAATGGCCTATAAACTGCTCCGGGATGCGCCGGATCAAAAAAAACAGGCTCTGTCATTTTTAGCGTATGCTTTAGGCCGACAGGGCAGCCATTACAACCTGTTATCCCATCGGGTTTCAAACCCTCTGGACCATACTTCGGATACCGGGTCCGGCCTGTTTTTAGGGCGGATAAAAAACCCTGAGAACCCATATTTTATCTCAAGGGAAGCGCTTATGCCGGGAGATCTTTTGCGTATCGGGTATGAAGAAGAGACCTTTCACCAAATTCAGAAGGTGACCCGGGCGGTCCCCAAAAAAGGGAAATATTTTTTAGCGGCGGCAAAAGGCAAGCGTGCCCGCAAAGGCACGGCGGTTTTTATGATTGACCGCAGGGGACGTGAACTTGAAACGCAATTATCACAATTAAATGCCCAATTGAACGAAATTTCCAAAGTAACGATCAAGCCGTCAAACCACTCTGCTTCCCACCAAAAGGCAGCTGATAAGATAAAATTACCAGGCCAGACAGGAACGCATCGAAGAAAAAAACAACCTGATATACATGAAATGGATGTATTCAGAAAAACACCGCCTAATTTAAAAACAAATAATGACAAAGGCTTCTGGATTTCTGCAAACAGCTATGGAATAAAAGTTTTTGCCCGGGCCTGGTTGTGGCTGGACCCCGTAATTTTCCCCGAAGAGGAAAAAATCTGTCAAAATTATATAAAAACCGCATTGAGAAAGGGGGCCAAAAACTTTGTGCTCAATTCCCCCTGGCAGATATCTTTGTTTGATAATCCCGGAAAACTGAACATCTGGGCAGGGCCCTTCTGCAATATAACAAATAGCCTTGCTGTGGAAATGCTCAGGAGCAAAGGTTTTTCGGGAGCCATTGTAAGTCCGGAACTGGATAGTGAAACCTTGTTGTCTTTACCGGGATGCAGCAGCCTGCCTTTAGGCGCAGTCTGCCGGGCGAACTGGCCTGTGGCCATATCAAGAATTGCAGCCCCGGACCTGAATATCGGGAAAGGCTTTAAAAGCCCCATGGGGGAAGTCGCCTGGACCAGCAAGTTCAACGCGACCTACCACACTTTCCCCAACTGGTATCTGGACCTGTCGCCCAAAACCCAAGAGTTAAAACAGGCAGGTTTTGTCATGCTCGTCAACATGTTTGAAAATATACCCAAAGGTATCCGGATGAAGCCGCGCCCCGGAACCTGGAACTGGCACCTGAAACTGCTTTAA
- a CDS encoding sigma 54-interacting transcriptional regulator, which yields MHVFPAIHQLMRSPLDFAHILDEIPLGIIVMDKDLRVVHLNRFFQALTGFSLDMAKGIPCKNILRSSACILNCPVLATHRKNRSISCTSDIINTDRQKLPVRITTAQITDTQGHFTGYMETIEDLRGSAGNDPEKNVAYSFANIIGRSRKMEMIFQTLPMLAQSDTSILITGETGTGKDLVAEAVHQTSGRAGGPFIKINCGALPETLLESEIFGHMKGAFTGAVENKPGRFKLAHNGTIFLTEIGDLPLALQVKLLTFLDDRIIYPLGATKGFNANVRIIAATHRDLEYMVSIGKFRKDLLFRLNVARVHLPPLRERGTDIRLLLDHFLNHYTKKQAKKINGFSEPALSVLLAYTYEGNIRELKNIMEYAVNVAQGSRIEADNLPAYILDYKPMQSASLQPAAEQAPKDPSEQLPVRERALTDESEQTWSSVQRQMIIDALKTSQGKKNKAAEMLGMSRSTLWRKIKAYKIE from the coding sequence ATGCACGTATTTCCTGCAATTCATCAACTCATGAGATCGCCGCTTGATTTTGCCCATATCCTGGATGAAATCCCTTTAGGTATCATAGTGATGGACAAGGATTTGCGCGTGGTTCATCTGAACCGGTTTTTCCAGGCACTGACCGGTTTTTCACTGGATATGGCCAAAGGTATTCCCTGCAAAAATATCCTGCGCAGTTCTGCATGCATCCTCAACTGTCCGGTCCTTGCCACCCACCGCAAAAACAGGTCCATATCCTGCACCAGCGACATCATCAATACAGATCGCCAGAAACTGCCGGTACGCATTACCACTGCACAAATCACGGACACCCAGGGGCATTTTACAGGTTATATGGAAACCATTGAGGACTTGAGAGGCAGTGCCGGCAATGATCCGGAAAAAAACGTGGCCTACAGTTTTGCCAATATCATCGGCCGAAGCCGGAAAATGGAAATGATCTTTCAGACCCTTCCCATGCTTGCCCAAAGTGACACCTCTATCCTGATCACCGGGGAAACAGGCACGGGTAAGGATCTTGTGGCAGAAGCCGTACACCAGACCTCCGGACGTGCAGGCGGCCCATTTATTAAAATCAACTGTGGGGCACTGCCTGAAACCCTTTTGGAATCGGAAATTTTCGGTCATATGAAAGGCGCATTCACCGGCGCTGTGGAAAACAAACCCGGCCGGTTTAAGCTGGCACACAACGGCACTATCTTCTTAACGGAAATCGGAGACCTGCCTTTGGCCCTTCAGGTTAAACTACTCACTTTTCTTGATGACAGGATCATTTATCCTTTAGGTGCCACCAAGGGATTCAATGCCAATGTAAGAATTATTGCCGCCACCCACCGCGACCTGGAATATATGGTATCCATTGGTAAATTCAGAAAAGACCTGCTGTTCCGCCTGAATGTGGCCAGGGTACATCTGCCGCCTTTACGGGAACGGGGCACGGATATCCGACTACTACTCGACCACTTCCTGAATCATTACACAAAAAAGCAGGCCAAAAAAATCAATGGATTTTCGGAACCGGCCCTGTCTGTTTTATTAGCATACACCTATGAGGGAAATATTCGAGAACTGAAAAATATTATGGAGTATGCGGTAAATGTAGCCCAGGGGAGCAGAATCGAAGCAGATAATCTGCCGGCATATATTCTGGATTATAAGCCCATGCAAAGTGCATCCTTACAGCCGGCAGCAGAGCAGGCCCCCAAAGACCCGTCGGAACAACTGCCGGTTCGTGAGCGCGCACTCACTGATGAAAGTGAACAAACTTGGTCTTCGGTACAGCGGCAAATGATTATAGATGCATTGAAAACATCCCAGGGCAAAAAAAATAAAGCTGCGGAAATGCTTGGCATGAGCCGCAGCACGCTATGGCGAAAAATCAAAGCGTATAAAATAGAATAA